One stretch of Kogia breviceps isolate mKogBre1 chromosome 18, mKogBre1 haplotype 1, whole genome shotgun sequence DNA includes these proteins:
- the NFATC3 gene encoding nuclear factor of activated T-cells, cytoplasmic 3 isoform X5, which yields MFIGTADDRYLRPHAFYQVHRITGKTVATASQEIIIASTKVLEIPLLPENNMSASIDCAGILKLRNSDIELRKGETDIGRKNTRVRLVFRVHIPQSNGKVLSLQTASIPVECSQRSAQELPHIEKYSINSCSVNGGHEMIVTGSNFLPESKIIFLEKGQDGRPQWEVEGKIIKEKCQGAHIVLEVPPYHNPAVTAAVQVHFYLCNGKRKKSQSQRFTYTPVLMKQEHREEIDLSSVPSLPHPVQTQRPSSDTGHLHDSVLSAQRSLVCPIQLTYASMVTSTHLPQLQCRDESAGEEQHMIPSSVVHQPFQVTPTPPVGSSYQPMQTNVVFNGPTCLPVNAASSQEFDPVLFQQDAALPNLINLGCQPPSSIPFHSSNSGSTGHLLAHTPHSVQTLPHLQSMGYCCSNTGQRSLSSPVADQVTGQPPPQLQTITYGSSHSGTATTASQAASHPLASSPLSGPPSPQLQPMPYQSPSSGTASSQSLATRMHSGQHSTQAQSTGQGGLSAPSSLLCHSLCDPASFPPDEATVNIKPEPEEQAPNFSTIGLQDITLDDVNEVIGRDMSQISVSQGTGASRQAPLPGPDSLDLGRSDGL from the exons ATGTTTATTGGAACAGCAGATGATCGATATTTACGGCCTCATGCATTTTACCAGGTGCATCGGATCACTGGGAAGACAGTTGCTACTGCAAGCCAAGAGATAATAATTGCCAGCACAAAGGTTCTGGAAATTCCACTTCTTCCTGAAAACAATATGTCAGCCAG tattGACTGTGCAGGTATTTTGAAACTCCGCAATTCAGATATAGAACTTCGAAAAGGAGAAACTGATATTGGCAGAAAGAATACTAGAGTACGACTTGTGTTTCGTGTACACATCCCACAGTCCAATGGAAAAGTCCTTTCTCTGCAGACAGCTTCTATACCTGTTGAATGCT cccaGCGGTCTGCTCAAGAACTTCCTCATATTGAGAAGTACAGTATCAACAGTTGTTCTGTAAATGGAGGTCATGAAATGATTGTTACTGGATCTAATTTTCTTCCAGAATCCAAAATCATCTTTCTTGAAAAAGGACAAG ATGGACGACCTCAGTGGGAAGTAGAAgggaaaataatcaaagaaaaatgtcaaGGG GCTCACATTGTCCTTGAAGTTCCTCCATATCATAACCCAGCAGTTACAGCTGCAGTGCAGGTGCACTTTTATCTTTGCAATggcaagaggaaaaaaagccaGTCTCAACGTTTTACTTACACACCAG ttttgatGAAGCAAGAACACAGAGAAGAGATTGATTTGTCTTCAGTTCCATCATTGCCTCATCCTGTCCAGACCCAGAGGCCTTCTTCAGATACAGGACACCTACATGACAGTGTACTGTCTGCACAGAGAAGCTTGGTTTGTCCCATCCAGCTAACATATGCATCCATGGTAACCTCAACCCATCTGCCACAGTTGCAGTGTAGGGATGAGAGTGCTGGTGAAGAACAGCATATGATACCTTCTTCAGTTGTGCACCAACCTTTTCAAGTCACACCAACACCTCCTGTAGGGTCTTCCTATCAGCCTATGCAAACTAATGTCGTATTCAATGGACCAACTTGTCTTCCTGTTAATGCTGCCTCTAGTCAAGAATTTGATCCAGTTTTGTTTCAGCAGGATGCAGCTCTTCCTAATTTAATAAATCTTGGCTGTCAGCCACCATCATCCATACCTTTTCATTCTTCAAATTCAGGCTCAACAGGACATCTCTTAGCCCACACACCTCATTCTGTGCAGACCTTGCCTCATCTGCAGTCAATGGGATACTGTTGTTCAAACACAGGACAAAGatctctttcttctccagtgGCCGATCAGGTCACAGGTCAGCCTCCCCCTCAGTTACAAACCATTACGTATGGTTCTTCACATTCAGGGACTGCTACAACAGCTTCCCAAGCAGCCTCTCATCCCTTGGCCAGTTCACCACTTTCTGGGCCACCATCTCCTCAGCTACAGCCTATGCCTTACCAGTCTCCTAGCTCAGGAACTGCTTCATCACAGTCTCTAGCCACCAGAATGCATTCTGGACAGCACTCAACTCAAGCACAAAGTACAGGCCAGGGAGGTCTTTCTGCACCTTCATCCTTATTATGTCACAGTTTGTGTGATCCAGCTTCATTTCCACCTGATGAGGCAACTGTGAACATTAAACCTGAACCTGAAGAGCAGGCACCTAACTTTTCTACAATTGGTCTTCAGGACATCACTTTAGATGATG
- the NFATC3 gene encoding nuclear factor of activated T-cells, cytoplasmic 3 isoform X7 has protein sequence MPRLRPNTAKTQRSAQELPHIEKYSINSCSVNGGHEMIVTGSNFLPESKIIFLEKGQDGRPQWEVEGKIIKEKCQGAHIVLEVPPYHNPAVTAAVQVHFYLCNGKRKKSQSQRFTYTPVLMKQEHREEIDLSSVPSLPHPVQTQRPSSDTGHLHDSVLSAQRSLVCPIQLTYASMVTSTHLPQLQCRDESAGEEQHMIPSSVVHQPFQVTPTPPVGSSYQPMQTNVVFNGPTCLPVNAASSQEFDPVLFQQDAALPNLINLGCQPPSSIPFHSSNSGSTGHLLAHTPHSVQTLPHLQSMGYCCSNTGQRSLSSPVADQVTGQPPPQLQTITYGSSHSGTATTASQAASHPLASSPLSGPPSPQLQPMPYQSPSSGTASSQSLATRMHSGQHSTQAQSTGQGGLSAPSSLLCHSLCDPASFPPDEATVNIKPEPEEQAPNFSTIGLQDITLDDVNEVIGRDMSQISVSQGTGASRQAPLPGPDSLDLGRSDGL, from the exons atgccacgactaagacccaacacagctaaaa cccaGCGGTCTGCTCAAGAACTTCCTCATATTGAGAAGTACAGTATCAACAGTTGTTCTGTAAATGGAGGTCATGAAATGATTGTTACTGGATCTAATTTTCTTCCAGAATCCAAAATCATCTTTCTTGAAAAAGGACAAG ATGGACGACCTCAGTGGGAAGTAGAAgggaaaataatcaaagaaaaatgtcaaGGG GCTCACATTGTCCTTGAAGTTCCTCCATATCATAACCCAGCAGTTACAGCTGCAGTGCAGGTGCACTTTTATCTTTGCAATggcaagaggaaaaaaagccaGTCTCAACGTTTTACTTACACACCAG ttttgatGAAGCAAGAACACAGAGAAGAGATTGATTTGTCTTCAGTTCCATCATTGCCTCATCCTGTCCAGACCCAGAGGCCTTCTTCAGATACAGGACACCTACATGACAGTGTACTGTCTGCACAGAGAAGCTTGGTTTGTCCCATCCAGCTAACATATGCATCCATGGTAACCTCAACCCATCTGCCACAGTTGCAGTGTAGGGATGAGAGTGCTGGTGAAGAACAGCATATGATACCTTCTTCAGTTGTGCACCAACCTTTTCAAGTCACACCAACACCTCCTGTAGGGTCTTCCTATCAGCCTATGCAAACTAATGTCGTATTCAATGGACCAACTTGTCTTCCTGTTAATGCTGCCTCTAGTCAAGAATTTGATCCAGTTTTGTTTCAGCAGGATGCAGCTCTTCCTAATTTAATAAATCTTGGCTGTCAGCCACCATCATCCATACCTTTTCATTCTTCAAATTCAGGCTCAACAGGACATCTCTTAGCCCACACACCTCATTCTGTGCAGACCTTGCCTCATCTGCAGTCAATGGGATACTGTTGTTCAAACACAGGACAAAGatctctttcttctccagtgGCCGATCAGGTCACAGGTCAGCCTCCCCCTCAGTTACAAACCATTACGTATGGTTCTTCACATTCAGGGACTGCTACAACAGCTTCCCAAGCAGCCTCTCATCCCTTGGCCAGTTCACCACTTTCTGGGCCACCATCTCCTCAGCTACAGCCTATGCCTTACCAGTCTCCTAGCTCAGGAACTGCTTCATCACAGTCTCTAGCCACCAGAATGCATTCTGGACAGCACTCAACTCAAGCACAAAGTACAGGCCAGGGAGGTCTTTCTGCACCTTCATCCTTATTATGTCACAGTTTGTGTGATCCAGCTTCATTTCCACCTGATGAGGCAACTGTGAACATTAAACCTGAACCTGAAGAGCAGGCACCTAACTTTTCTACAATTGGTCTTCAGGACATCACTTTAGATGATG